One Miscanthus floridulus cultivar M001 chromosome 11, ASM1932011v1, whole genome shotgun sequence DNA window includes the following coding sequences:
- the LOC136493146 gene encoding uncharacterized protein, with amino-acid sequence MNQVFAEMFRVLKPGGVCIVSFSNRMFYEKAISAWRDGTAYSRVQLVTQYFQCVDGFTQPEVIRKLRSAGGSSPSSPLDAVMRLFGVAGSGPFYAVISYRNFKPM; translated from the coding sequence ATGAATCAGGTCTTCGCGGAGATGTTCCGGGTGCTGAAGCCGGGGGGCGTGTGCATCGTGAGCTTCAGCAACCGGATGTTCTACGAGAAGGCCATCAGCGCGTGGCGGGACGGCACGGCGTACAGCCGCGTCCAGCTCGTGACGCAGTACTTCCAGTGCGTGGATGGGTTCACGCAGCCCGAGGTGATCAGGAAGTTGCGGTCGGCCGGCGGGTCGTCGCCGTCCTCGCCGCTGGACGCCGTGATGAGGCTGTTCGGCGTGGCGGGCTCCGGCCCGTTCTACGCAGTTATCTCGTACAGGAACTTCAAGCCAATGTGA